One genomic window of Camelina sativa cultivar DH55 chromosome 5, Cs, whole genome shotgun sequence includes the following:
- the LOC104784890 gene encoding beta-glucosidase 17 isoform X2, producing MDIKSVFIISIIISISELYALDASFLRSSTSLHRSSFPQDFQFGAASSAYQSEGATNVDGKEPSIWDTFTKQHPEKILDGSNGDVADEFYYFFKEDVALVKEIGLDSFRFSISWSRILPRGRIAGGVNQAGINFYNHLIDELILNGIRPLVTLFHWDTPQALEDEYGGFLNPQIVQDFLEFVDICFKAFGDRVKEWITINEPNMFAMLGYSVGKNAPGRCSSYVQNCTVGNSATEPYLVAHYLIISHAAAVQLYREKYQRFHGGTIGMSIQTYWMIPKYNTPACREAAKRALDFLFGWFADPITYGDYPKIMRELVGNRLPKFTKQQSEMVRGSFDFFGINYYTSRYVEDVIFYANTNLSYTTDSRVNQTTERNGVPVGEPTSVDWLFICPKGFQDLLLYVKSKYQNPVILVTENGWNA from the exons ATGGACATCAAATCCGTATttatcatcagcatcatcataTCAATATCTGAACTTTATGCTTTGGATGCTTCCTTTCTTCGTTCATCAACCTCTCTACATCGAAGTAGCTTTCCTCAAGATTTTCAGTTTGGCGCAGCTTCGAGTGCATATCAG AGCGAAGGAGCAACCAACGTTGATGGAAAAGAACCAAGCATATGGGATACGTTTACTAAACAACATCCAG AAAAGATTTTGGATGGTAGCAATGGCGACGTCGCAGacgaattttattattttttcaag GAAGACGTGGCACTTGTGAAAGAAATAGGGCTGGACTCATTTAGGTTTTCGATTTCCTGGTCAAGAATACTACCAC GAGGTAGGATTGCTGGAGGCGTAAATCAGGCTGGAATTAACTTCTACAATCATCTCATCGATGAACTCATTTTAAATG GTATAAGGCCTCTCGTTACACTGTTTCATTGGGACACACCTCAAGCACTTGAAGATGAATATGGCGGATTCTTAAACCCACAAATTGT GCAAGATTTCCTAGAATTCGttgatatatgttttaaagCGTTTGGAGATAGAGTGAAGGAGTGGATTACAATCAACGAGCCTAACATGTTCGCAATGTTAGGTTATAGTGTCGGTAAAAATGCTCCTGGTCGTTGTTCTAGCTATGTCCAAAACTGCACGGTTGGAAACTCAGCCACTGAACCTTACCTCGTGGCTCATTACTTGATCATTTCTCATGCTGCTGCCGTCCAACTCTACAGAGAGAAGTATCAG AGATTTCATGGAGGAACCATTGGAATGAGTATTCAAACATATTGGATGATTCCGAAATATAACACTCCTGCTTGTAGAGAAGCTGCCAAAAGGGCTCTTGACTTCCTCTTCGGATG GTTTGCTGATCCGATCACTTACGGAGACTATCCAAAGATAATGAGAGAGTTGGTGGGAAATAGACTcccaaaatttacaaaacagcAGTCAGAAATGGTGAGAGGATCCTTTGACTTTTTTGGAATCAACTATTACACTTCAAGATACGTTGAAGATGTTATCTTCTACGCTAACACCAATCTCAGTTACACAACGGACAGTCGCGTCAATCAAAcaa CGGAGAGAAACGGAGTTCCGGTGGGTGAACCG acAAGTGTAGATTGGCTCTTTATATGCCCAAAAGGGTTTCAAGACCTTCTATTATACGTTAAGTCAAAGTATCAAAACCCAGTAATCCTCGTCACCGAGAATGGTtg GAATGCCTAG
- the LOC104784890 gene encoding beta-glucosidase 17 isoform X1: MDIKSVFIISIIISISELYALDASFLRSSTSLHRSSFPQDFQFGAASSAYQSEGATNVDGKEPSIWDTFTKQHPEKILDGSNGDVADEFYYFFKEDVALVKEIGLDSFRFSISWSRILPRGRIAGGVNQAGINFYNHLIDELILNGIRPLVTLFHWDTPQALEDEYGGFLNPQIVQDFLEFVDICFKAFGDRVKEWITINEPNMFAMLGYSVGKNAPGRCSSYVQNCTVGNSATEPYLVAHYLIISHAAAVQLYREKYQRFHGGTIGMSIQTYWMIPKYNTPACREAAKRALDFLFGWFADPITYGDYPKIMRELVGNRLPKFTKQQSEMVRGSFDFFGINYYTSRYVEDVIFYANTNLSYTTDSRVNQTTERNGVPVGEPTSVDWLFICPKGFQDLLLYVKSKYQNPVILVTENGMPSDKSLSLNEALNDEEKIKYHQLHLSALLDAVSQGADVRGYHIWSLMDDFEWQFGYKYRYGLVYVDFQDGLQRYLKSSALWYHQFLLSNSSSSNNGLVASTNI; the protein is encoded by the exons ATGGACATCAAATCCGTATttatcatcagcatcatcataTCAATATCTGAACTTTATGCTTTGGATGCTTCCTTTCTTCGTTCATCAACCTCTCTACATCGAAGTAGCTTTCCTCAAGATTTTCAGTTTGGCGCAGCTTCGAGTGCATATCAG AGCGAAGGAGCAACCAACGTTGATGGAAAAGAACCAAGCATATGGGATACGTTTACTAAACAACATCCAG AAAAGATTTTGGATGGTAGCAATGGCGACGTCGCAGacgaattttattattttttcaag GAAGACGTGGCACTTGTGAAAGAAATAGGGCTGGACTCATTTAGGTTTTCGATTTCCTGGTCAAGAATACTACCAC GAGGTAGGATTGCTGGAGGCGTAAATCAGGCTGGAATTAACTTCTACAATCATCTCATCGATGAACTCATTTTAAATG GTATAAGGCCTCTCGTTACACTGTTTCATTGGGACACACCTCAAGCACTTGAAGATGAATATGGCGGATTCTTAAACCCACAAATTGT GCAAGATTTCCTAGAATTCGttgatatatgttttaaagCGTTTGGAGATAGAGTGAAGGAGTGGATTACAATCAACGAGCCTAACATGTTCGCAATGTTAGGTTATAGTGTCGGTAAAAATGCTCCTGGTCGTTGTTCTAGCTATGTCCAAAACTGCACGGTTGGAAACTCAGCCACTGAACCTTACCTCGTGGCTCATTACTTGATCATTTCTCATGCTGCTGCCGTCCAACTCTACAGAGAGAAGTATCAG AGATTTCATGGAGGAACCATTGGAATGAGTATTCAAACATATTGGATGATTCCGAAATATAACACTCCTGCTTGTAGAGAAGCTGCCAAAAGGGCTCTTGACTTCCTCTTCGGATG GTTTGCTGATCCGATCACTTACGGAGACTATCCAAAGATAATGAGAGAGTTGGTGGGAAATAGACTcccaaaatttacaaaacagcAGTCAGAAATGGTGAGAGGATCCTTTGACTTTTTTGGAATCAACTATTACACTTCAAGATACGTTGAAGATGTTATCTTCTACGCTAACACCAATCTCAGTTACACAACGGACAGTCGCGTCAATCAAAcaa CGGAGAGAAACGGAGTTCCGGTGGGTGAACCG acAAGTGTAGATTGGCTCTTTATATGCCCAAAAGGGTTTCAAGACCTTCTATTATACGTTAAGTCAAAGTATCAAAACCCAGTAATCCTCGTCACCGAGAATG GAATGCCTAGCGACAAGTCATTGTCCTTAAACGAAGCTCTAAATGACGAGGAAAAGATCAAATATCACCAACTCCATCTCTCTGCTCTTCTAGATGCAGTCAG TCAAGGTGCAGATGTGAGAGGATATCATATATGGTCATTAATGGATGATTTCGAGTGGcagtttggttacaaatatagATACGGACTGGTCTACGTTGATTTTCAAGATGGACTCCAACGATATCTCAAGAGTTCTGCTCTTTGGTACCATCAGTTTCTCCTATCCAACTCGTCCTCCTCTAATAATGGACTAGTAGCGAGtacaaatatttaa